In Streptomyces sp. NBC_00878, a single window of DNA contains:
- a CDS encoding extracellular solute-binding protein, translating to MKRKLIAAVGVAGMLMSIAACGGDDGDSGGGDKTGADGFKGQTLTVWAMDGSTPPGWTKDLTAAFEKQTKAKLKFETQQWNGIQQKITTALSEENPPDVLEVGNTQTPAYAATGGLSDLSDLKSEIGADWTEALNESSVFDGKQYAAPWYFANRVVVYNKKVWADAGITDTPKTRAEFFADLKAIDKKTDAEPIYLPGQNWYFFDGLTIGQGADLVKKDGDKYVSNLADPKVGKAMEIYQEYQAFSKAPKDKDEATPQQAEVFAKGNVGAFIGMGWEAGTAIAANKKIEKDIGYFTIPGETADKPEGVFLGGSNFAVAAGSKKQELAKEFLKLALSDKFEGALAKENGVIPNKESLQTNLSANPAAVAAAPAAAGGGTTPLIPAWAAVENDPNPIKAYMTAVLKGKSPAEAAKQVEAEINKRLAQSS from the coding sequence GTGAAGCGCAAGCTCATCGCGGCCGTCGGTGTCGCGGGCATGTTGATGTCGATCGCGGCCTGCGGCGGCGACGACGGTGACAGTGGCGGTGGCGACAAGACGGGGGCCGACGGTTTCAAGGGGCAGACCCTGACCGTCTGGGCCATGGACGGCTCCACGCCGCCCGGCTGGACCAAGGATCTGACGGCGGCCTTCGAGAAGCAGACCAAGGCCAAGCTGAAGTTCGAGACCCAGCAGTGGAACGGCATTCAGCAGAAGATCACCACCGCGCTCTCCGAGGAGAACCCGCCGGACGTCCTGGAGGTCGGCAACACGCAGACCCCGGCCTACGCGGCCACCGGCGGTCTCAGTGACCTGTCGGACCTCAAGTCGGAGATCGGCGCCGACTGGACCGAGGCCCTCAACGAGTCCTCGGTCTTCGACGGCAAGCAGTACGCGGCCCCGTGGTACTTCGCCAACCGTGTCGTCGTCTACAACAAGAAGGTCTGGGCCGACGCGGGGATCACGGACACCCCGAAGACCCGGGCCGAGTTCTTCGCGGACCTGAAGGCCATCGACAAGAAGACCGACGCCGAGCCGATCTACCTGCCCGGCCAGAACTGGTACTTCTTCGACGGTCTGACCATCGGCCAGGGCGCCGACCTGGTGAAGAAGGACGGCGACAAGTACGTCTCCAACCTCGCGGACCCGAAGGTCGGCAAGGCCATGGAGATCTACCAGGAGTACCAGGCCTTCTCCAAGGCCCCCAAGGACAAGGACGAGGCGACCCCGCAGCAGGCCGAGGTGTTCGCCAAGGGCAACGTCGGCGCCTTCATCGGCATGGGCTGGGAGGCCGGCACGGCCATCGCCGCCAACAAGAAGATCGAGAAGGACATCGGCTACTTCACCATCCCCGGTGAGACGGCCGACAAGCCCGAGGGCGTCTTCCTCGGCGGCTCCAACTTCGCGGTCGCCGCGGGCAGCAAGAAGCAGGAGCTCGCCAAGGAGTTCCTGAAGCTGGCCCTGTCCGACAAGTTCGAGGGCGCACTCGCCAAGGAGAACGGCGTCATCCCGAACAAGGAGTCGCTGCAGACCAACCTCTCGGCCAACCCCGCCGCCGTGGCCGCGGCCCCGGCAGCGGCCGGCGGTGGCACCACGCCGCTGATCCCCGCGTGGGCCGCCGTGGAGAACGACCCGAACCCGATCAAGGCCTACATGACCGCGGTTCTGAAGGGCAAGTCGCCCGCCGAGGCCGCCAAGCAGGTCGAGGCCGAGATCAACAAGCGGCTCGCGCAGAGCAGCTGA
- a CDS encoding GntR family transcriptional regulator, which produces MSTDVSSAENEGGAPIRTARVPKYYRLKKHLLDMTETLPPGTPVPPERTLAAEFDTSRTTVRQALQELVVEGRLERIQGKGTFVAKPKVSQALQLTSYTEDMRAQGLEPTSQLLDIGYITADDTLAELLDITAGGRVLRIERLRLASGEPMAIETTHLSAKRFPALRRSLVKYTSLYTALAEVYDVHLAEAEETIETSLATPREAGLLGTDVGLPMLMLSRHSLDRGGLPVEWVRSVYRGDRYKFVARLKRPVE; this is translated from the coding sequence ATGAGCACCGACGTCAGCAGTGCGGAGAACGAGGGTGGGGCACCCATCCGTACCGCGCGCGTGCCCAAGTACTACCGCCTCAAGAAACATCTGCTCGACATGACGGAGACGCTGCCGCCCGGTACGCCGGTACCGCCGGAGCGCACGCTCGCCGCCGAGTTCGACACCTCGCGCACGACCGTGCGCCAGGCCCTCCAGGAGCTGGTCGTCGAGGGCCGCCTTGAGCGCATCCAGGGCAAGGGCACGTTCGTCGCCAAGCCGAAGGTCTCGCAGGCGCTCCAGCTCACCTCGTACACCGAGGACATGAGGGCGCAGGGTCTCGAACCCACCTCGCAGCTCCTGGACATCGGCTACATCACGGCGGACGACACGCTCGCCGAGCTGCTCGACATCACCGCGGGCGGGCGGGTGCTGCGCATCGAGCGGCTGCGGCTGGCGAGCGGGGAGCCGATGGCGATCGAGACGACGCATCTGTCCGCGAAGCGGTTTCCCGCGCTGCGGCGGTCACTCGTCAAGTACACCTCGCTGTACACGGCGTTGGCCGAGGTGTACGACGTGCATCTCGCCGAGGCCGAGGAGACGATCGAGACGTCGCTGGCGACTCCGAGGGAGGCGGGGCTGCTCGGTACGGATGTGGGGTTGCCGATGCTGATGCTGTCCCGGCACTCGCTGGACAGGGGTGGGCTGCCGGTGGAGTGGGTGCGGTCGGTGTACCGGGGGGACCGGTACAAGTTCGTTGCGCGGCTTAAGAGGCCTGTGGAGTAG
- a CDS encoding carbon starvation CstA family protein, which produces MRTDSPQTASPEGPRKARPQTIVIWTAVALVCAAGWSVLALARGEEVSAVWMVAAALGSYAIAYRFYSKFIAYKVLKVDKTRATPAERLNNGIDFHPTDRRVLLGHHFAAIAGAGPLVGPVLAAQMGYLPGTIWIIVGVIFAGAVQDMVVLFFSTRRDGRSLGQMAREEIGPFGGAAALLAAFAIMIILLGVLALVIVNALAQSPWGTFSIAMTIPIALLMGFYLRVLRPGRVSEVSLIGVALLLLALVAGRWVAESSWADTFTLAPSTLVIWLVAYGFVASILPVWMLLAPRDYLSTFMKIGTIALLAIGVVVSMPTLKMDPVTDFATRGDGPVFAGSLFPFVFITIACGALSGFHSLISSGTTPKMIQKETQVRMIGYGSMLMESSVAVMALIAASIIDPGLYFAMNAPAGVIGDTVQNASQVVGSWGYQISPEDLAAAAKNVEEASLLSRTGGAPTLAIGVSEIFSEVTGGGLRAFWYHFAIMFEALFILTALDAGTRVGRFMLQDTLGNLYKPFKNVSWKPGLVITSGIVCGLWGYFLWVGVHEPLGGINQLFPIFGISNQLLAAVALAVCTTLLVKSGRLKWAWITGIPLAWDATVTLTASWQKVFSSDPRVGFFKQRSVYQDGIDRGELIAPAKSMDDMHTIVTNSTVDGVLAATLALLIVIVIADATRVCIRHIRRPALSTLSESPYVESKIVAPAGLIPTQEEKEEARDAVGAAPGG; this is translated from the coding sequence GTGCGCACCGACAGCCCACAGACGGCATCTCCTGAAGGCCCTCGCAAGGCACGTCCGCAAACCATCGTCATCTGGACCGCCGTCGCGCTGGTGTGCGCGGCCGGCTGGTCCGTCCTCGCACTCGCCCGGGGCGAGGAGGTGTCGGCCGTCTGGATGGTGGCCGCCGCTCTCGGCTCGTACGCCATCGCCTATCGCTTCTACTCGAAGTTCATCGCCTACAAAGTCCTGAAGGTCGACAAGACCCGGGCCACGCCCGCCGAGCGGCTCAACAACGGCATCGACTTCCACCCCACCGACCGACGCGTCCTGCTCGGCCACCACTTCGCGGCGATCGCGGGCGCCGGCCCCCTGGTCGGACCCGTACTGGCCGCGCAGATGGGCTATCTGCCCGGCACCATCTGGATCATCGTCGGCGTGATCTTCGCGGGGGCGGTCCAGGACATGGTCGTCCTGTTCTTCTCCACCCGCCGGGACGGCAGGTCCCTCGGGCAGATGGCACGCGAGGAGATCGGCCCGTTCGGCGGCGCGGCGGCCCTGCTCGCCGCCTTCGCCATCATGATCATCCTGCTCGGCGTGCTCGCGCTGGTCATCGTGAACGCGCTCGCCCAGTCGCCGTGGGGCACCTTCTCCATCGCGATGACGATCCCGATCGCCCTGCTGATGGGCTTCTACCTGCGGGTCCTGCGGCCCGGCCGGGTCAGCGAGGTCTCGCTGATCGGTGTCGCCCTGCTGCTGCTCGCGCTGGTCGCGGGCCGCTGGGTCGCCGAGTCGTCATGGGCCGACACGTTCACGCTCGCGCCCTCGACACTGGTGATCTGGCTGGTGGCGTACGGCTTCGTCGCGTCGATCCTGCCCGTGTGGATGCTGCTCGCGCCCCGCGACTACCTCTCCACCTTCATGAAGATCGGCACCATCGCGCTGCTCGCGATCGGCGTCGTCGTCTCGATGCCGACGCTGAAGATGGACCCGGTCACCGACTTCGCCACGCGCGGAGACGGGCCGGTCTTCGCCGGTTCGCTCTTCCCGTTCGTCTTCATCACCATCGCGTGCGGGGCCCTGTCCGGCTTCCACTCCCTCATCTCCTCCGGTACGACGCCGAAGATGATCCAGAAGGAGACGCAGGTCCGGATGATCGGGTACGGCTCCATGCTCATGGAGTCGTCCGTGGCCGTGATGGCGCTGATCGCGGCGTCCATCATCGACCCGGGCCTGTACTTCGCGATGAACGCGCCGGCCGGTGTCATCGGGGACACGGTCCAGAACGCCTCGCAGGTGGTGGGGAGCTGGGGCTATCAGATCTCCCCCGAGGACCTGGCCGCCGCGGCGAAGAACGTCGAGGAGGCGTCCCTGCTGTCGCGGACCGGTGGCGCGCCCACCCTCGCGATCGGCGTCTCGGAGATCTTCTCCGAGGTCACCGGGGGCGGCCTGCGCGCGTTCTGGTATCACTTCGCGATCATGTTCGAGGCGCTGTTCATCCTGACCGCGCTCGACGCGGGCACCCGCGTGGGCCGCTTCATGCTCCAGGACACGCTCGGCAACCTCTACAAACCCTTCAAGAATGTGAGCTGGAAGCCCGGACTGGTCATCACCAGTGGCATCGTCTGCGGTCTCTGGGGCTACTTCCTGTGGGTCGGCGTCCACGAACCGCTCGGCGGAATCAACCAGCTGTTCCCGATCTTCGGCATCTCCAACCAGCTCCTCGCGGCGGTCGCCCTGGCCGTCTGCACGACCCTGCTGGTGAAGTCCGGACGCCTCAAGTGGGCCTGGATCACGGGGATTCCGCTCGCCTGGGACGCCACGGTGACGTTGACCGCGAGCTGGCAGAAGGTGTTCTCCAGCGACCCGCGCGTCGGCTTCTTCAAGCAGCGCTCGGTCTACCAGGACGGCATCGACCGGGGCGAGCTCATCGCGCCCGCCAAGAGCATGGACGACATGCACACGATCGTCACGAACTCCACAGTCGACGGCGTCCTGGCGGCGACCCTCGCCCTGCTCATCGTGATCGTGATCGCGGACGCGACAAGGGTGTGCATCCGGCACATACGCCGTCCCGCGCTCTCCACGCTCAGCGAGTCGCCGTACGTCGAGTCGAAGATCGTCGCCCCGGCCGGGCTGATCCCGACCCAGGAGGAGAAGGAGGAGGCACGCGATGCGGTCGGCGCTGCACCGGGCGGCTAG
- a CDS encoding YbdD/YjiX family protein produces MRSALHRAASRAVRGVRWYVRELTDESAYDRYVAHVREGHPDAAVPSRREFERMRTDRQEADPRQGFRCC; encoded by the coding sequence ATGCGGTCGGCGCTGCACCGGGCGGCTAGCCGGGCGGTCAGGGGCGTGCGCTGGTACGTACGGGAGCTCACCGACGAATCGGCGTACGACCGCTATGTCGCGCATGTGCGCGAAGGCCACCCCGACGCGGCGGTGCCGTCGCGGCGGGAGTTCGAGCGGATGCGCACGGACCGTCAGGAGGCGGACCCCCGACAGGGCTTCCGCTGCTGCTGA
- a CDS encoding DUF3311 domain-containing protein produces MVIALCLIAPFVALLSVGSYAKVDPAFIGIPFFYWYQMLWVFVSTALTMIAYQLWNRDQRARKSQKEGASA; encoded by the coding sequence GTGGTGATCGCCCTCTGCCTGATCGCGCCGTTCGTGGCGCTGCTCTCGGTGGGCTCGTACGCGAAGGTCGACCCGGCCTTCATCGGTATCCCGTTCTTCTACTGGTACCAGATGCTCTGGGTGTTCGTCTCGACCGCGCTCACGATGATCGCGTACCAACTGTGGAACCGTGACCAGCGCGCCCGCAAGTCCCAGAAGGAGGGCGCGTCCGCATGA
- the mctP gene encoding monocarboxylate uptake permease MctP: MNDGVNGVALAVFIFFFLAVTVMGFLASRWRRAENEQSLDEWGLGGRSFGTWVTWFLLGGDLYTAYTFVAVPAAIYAAGAAGFFAVPYTIMIYPLIFTFLPRLWSVSHKHGYVTTSDFVRGRHGSKGLSLAVAVTGILATMPYIALQLVGIQAVLDVMGVGGGEDTNWFVKDLPLLIAFGVLAAYTYSSGLRAPALIAFVKDTLIYIVIAVAIIYIPIKLGGFDEIFAKAGEAYSQTNPATGAPRGALAPGEAGQWTYATLALGSALALFMYPHSITATLSSRSREVIRRNTTILPLYSLMLGLLALLGFMAIAAGVKVSNGQLAIPQLFENMFPDWFAGVAFAAIGIGALVPAAIMSIAAANLFTRNIYKDFIRPDATPAQETRVSKLVSLLVKVGALAFVLTMDKTVAINFQLLGGIWILQTFPALVGGLFTRWFHRWALLGGWAVGMLYGTVAAYGVASPTQKHFGGSSKEIPGIGEIGYIGLTAFVLNVVVTVVLTFVLRALKAPEGIDETSPEDYTADAGDKGVRVELPSATAGAGH, from the coding sequence ATGAACGACGGCGTGAACGGCGTGGCACTCGCCGTCTTCATCTTCTTCTTCCTGGCCGTCACGGTCATGGGCTTCCTGGCCTCGCGCTGGCGCAGGGCCGAGAACGAGCAGAGCCTCGACGAATGGGGCCTGGGCGGGCGGTCGTTCGGCACCTGGGTGACCTGGTTCCTGCTCGGCGGCGACCTCTACACGGCATATACGTTCGTGGCGGTCCCGGCGGCGATCTACGCGGCGGGCGCGGCCGGCTTCTTCGCCGTCCCGTACACGATCATGATCTACCCGCTGATCTTCACGTTCCTGCCCCGCCTGTGGTCGGTCTCGCACAAGCACGGCTACGTGACGACGTCGGACTTCGTACGCGGACGCCACGGCTCGAAGGGCCTGTCGCTGGCCGTCGCGGTGACGGGCATCCTCGCGACGATGCCGTACATCGCGCTCCAACTGGTCGGCATCCAGGCCGTCCTGGACGTGATGGGCGTCGGCGGCGGCGAGGACACCAACTGGTTCGTCAAGGACCTGCCGCTGCTGATCGCCTTCGGTGTGCTGGCGGCCTACACGTACTCCTCCGGCCTCCGGGCCCCCGCCCTGATCGCGTTCGTGAAGGACACGCTGATCTACATCGTCATCGCGGTGGCGATCATCTACATCCCGATCAAGCTGGGCGGCTTCGACGAGATCTTCGCCAAGGCGGGCGAGGCGTACAGCCAGACCAACCCGGCGACGGGCGCGCCACGCGGTGCCCTGGCACCGGGCGAGGCGGGCCAATGGACGTACGCCACGCTGGCGTTGGGCTCGGCATTGGCCCTGTTCATGTACCCGCACTCCATCACGGCGACCCTGTCCTCGCGCAGCCGTGAGGTGATCCGCCGCAACACCACGATTCTGCCGCTGTACTCGCTGATGCTGGGCCTGCTCGCGCTGCTCGGCTTCATGGCGATCGCCGCCGGAGTCAAGGTCTCCAACGGTCAGTTGGCGATCCCGCAGCTCTTCGAGAACATGTTCCCGGACTGGTTCGCGGGCGTCGCCTTCGCGGCGATCGGTATCGGCGCCCTCGTCCCGGCCGCGATCATGTCCATCGCGGCGGCGAACCTCTTCACGCGCAACATCTACAAGGACTTCATCCGGCCCGACGCGACGCCGGCCCAGGAGACCAGGGTCTCCAAGCTGGTGTCGCTGCTCGTGAAGGTGGGCGCGCTGGCCTTCGTCCTGACCATGGACAAGACCGTGGCCATCAACTTCCAGTTGCTGGGCGGCATTTGGATCCTGCAGACCTTCCCGGCGCTGGTCGGGGGGCTGTTCACACGGTGGTTCCACCGGTGGGCGCTGCTCGGCGGGTGGGCGGTCGGCATGCTGTACGGCACGGTGGCCGCGTACGGGGTGGCTTCGCCGACGCAGAAGCACTTCGGTGGTTCCTCGAAGGAGATTCCCGGGATCGGGGAGATCGGGTACATCGGTCTGACGGCGTTCGTCCTGAACGTGGTCGTGACGGTCGTGCTGACCTTCGTCCTGAGGGCTCTCAAGGCCCCCGAGGGCATCGACGAGACGTCCCCGGAGGACTACACGGCGGACGCGGGCGACAAGGGTGTCCGGGTTGAGCTGCCGTCGGCTACGGCGGGGGCTGGGCACTAG